From one Nocardioides yefusunii genomic stretch:
- a CDS encoding FtsK/SpoIIIE family DNA translocase yields the protein MATRTSSPPGSRSGSGSKKPASTARSKTASSSATTKRPAAKSAGASARPAPRAVRTGPGPVQRMFVALGRALAAVWLGIAHGIGAVARSIGHGARDIDPEVRRDGIGLFLLALGFLVAGAVWFPVDGGVLGFVRDGVAGTVGKVAWLVPIWFALLGWRTLRDPDHQAPAGRSAIGWGAIAFGVLGLIHMANGNPRPEMGDAASLESAGGVVGYVVCDLLLDLLRSSFVVAPLLVLVVVFGTLVVTATPIYQVPTRLADARDRLFGREYDEDGQPLVRGRRAFDPDDIDEDMGDPAYDTPVVDEPAPRKRSRSKPDPIDVAIAEDAEDPFGATGELEAVDPFEDAGVDIFDPYVEDEERASLTGTTTAGVAVPAAPTVASPLPASFVPPEETAPEPPPHTPIPPRVEQLALSGDIAYTLPSSDLLKFGTVAKARTKASDDVVGRLTQVMDEFGIDAQVTGYTRGPTVTRYEVEVGPAVKVEKVTALSKNIAYAVASADVRILSPIPGKSAIGIEIPNTDKEIVTLGDVLRSETARNNHHPMIAGLGKDVEGGFVITNLAKMPHLLVAGATGSGKSSFINSMITSIMMRSTPDEVRMIMVDPKRVELNAYEGIPHLITPIITNPKKAAEALQWVVREMDMRYDDLANFGFRHVDDFNKAVRAGKVEVPPGSERELSAYPYLLVIVDELADLMMVAPRDVEDAIVRITQLARAAGIHLVLATQRPSVDVVTGLIKANVPSRLAFATSSLGDSRVILDQPGAEKLVGQGDGLFLPMGSSKPIRIQGAWVSEAEIHQVVAACKGQLEPTYVEDVTVSATAKKDLDDDIGDDLDLVIQAIELVVSTQFGSTSMLQRKLRVGFAKAGRLMDIMESRGVVGPSEGSKARDVLVKPDELDGIIAVLEGER from the coding sequence ATGGCGACCCGTACGTCTTCCCCACCGGGTTCGCGCTCCGGAAGCGGCTCCAAGAAGCCTGCTTCCACTGCGCGATCCAAGACTGCTTCATCCTCTGCGACCACCAAGCGCCCTGCTGCGAAGTCGGCGGGCGCTTCTGCGCGTCCCGCCCCGCGTGCCGTGCGCACCGGACCCGGTCCGGTCCAGCGCATGTTCGTGGCCCTGGGACGTGCGCTCGCAGCGGTCTGGCTCGGGATCGCCCACGGCATCGGTGCGGTGGCCCGCTCGATCGGTCACGGTGCCCGCGACATCGACCCCGAGGTCCGTCGTGACGGCATCGGCCTGTTCCTGCTCGCCTTGGGGTTCCTGGTGGCGGGCGCCGTCTGGTTCCCCGTCGACGGGGGAGTCCTCGGCTTCGTCCGCGACGGCGTGGCCGGCACGGTCGGCAAGGTCGCCTGGCTGGTCCCGATCTGGTTCGCCCTGCTGGGCTGGCGCACCCTGCGCGACCCGGACCACCAGGCGCCTGCCGGACGCAGTGCCATCGGGTGGGGAGCGATCGCCTTCGGCGTGCTCGGCCTGATCCACATGGCCAACGGCAACCCGCGCCCTGAGATGGGTGACGCCGCCTCGCTGGAGAGCGCCGGTGGCGTGGTCGGCTACGTGGTCTGCGACCTCCTCCTCGACCTGCTGCGTTCGTCCTTCGTGGTCGCTCCGCTGCTGGTCCTGGTGGTCGTCTTCGGCACCCTCGTGGTGACTGCCACCCCGATCTACCAGGTGCCCACGCGTCTGGCCGACGCCCGCGACCGACTCTTCGGCCGTGAGTACGACGAGGACGGTCAGCCGCTCGTCCGCGGTCGTCGTGCGTTCGACCCCGACGACATCGACGAGGACATGGGCGACCCCGCCTACGACACCCCGGTCGTCGACGAACCCGCCCCGCGCAAGCGCAGCCGCTCGAAGCCGGACCCGATCGACGTCGCGATCGCCGAGGACGCCGAGGACCCGTTCGGTGCCACCGGCGAACTCGAGGCCGTCGACCCGTTCGAGGACGCCGGCGTCGACATCTTCGACCCCTACGTCGAGGACGAGGAGCGTGCCTCCCTCACCGGAACCACCACTGCCGGTGTCGCCGTCCCGGCCGCCCCGACCGTGGCGTCCCCGCTGCCTGCGTCGTTCGTGCCGCCCGAGGAGACCGCTCCCGAGCCGCCGCCGCACACCCCGATCCCGCCCCGCGTGGAGCAGTTGGCGCTCTCGGGCGACATCGCCTACACCCTGCCCAGCAGCGACCTGCTCAAGTTCGGCACGGTCGCCAAGGCCCGCACCAAGGCCTCCGACGACGTCGTGGGACGCCTGACCCAGGTGATGGACGAGTTCGGCATCGACGCCCAGGTCACCGGCTACACCCGTGGCCCGACCGTCACGCGCTACGAGGTCGAGGTCGGCCCCGCGGTCAAGGTCGAGAAGGTCACCGCGCTCAGCAAGAACATCGCCTACGCCGTCGCGTCGGCCGACGTTCGCATCCTCAGTCCGATCCCCGGCAAGTCCGCGATCGGCATCGAGATCCCCAACACCGACAAGGAGATCGTCACCCTGGGTGACGTGCTCCGCTCGGAGACGGCACGAAACAACCACCACCCGATGATCGCCGGACTCGGCAAGGACGTCGAGGGTGGCTTCGTGATCACCAACCTGGCGAAGATGCCGCACCTGCTGGTGGCCGGTGCCACCGGTTCGGGAAAGTCGTCGTTCATCAACTCGATGATCACCTCGATCATGATGCGTTCCACCCCGGACGAGGTCCGGATGATCATGGTCGACCCCAAGCGCGTCGAGCTGAACGCCTACGAGGGCATCCCGCACCTCATCACCCCGATCATCACCAACCCCAAGAAGGCCGCCGAGGCGCTGCAGTGGGTCGTGCGCGAGATGGACATGCGCTACGACGACCTCGCCAACTTCGGCTTCCGTCATGTCGACGACTTCAACAAGGCCGTGCGTGCGGGCAAGGTCGAGGTTCCCCCGGGCTCCGAGCGTGAGCTCTCCGCCTACCCGTACCTGCTGGTGATCGTCGACGAGCTCGCCGACCTGATGATGGTCGCGCCCCGCGACGTCGAGGACGCGATCGTCCGCATCACCCAGCTGGCCCGTGCCGCCGGTATCCACCTGGTGCTCGCCACCCAGCGCCCGTCGGTCGACGTCGTGACCGGTCTGATCAAGGCCAACGTCCCGTCCCGTCTGGCGTTCGCGACCTCCAGCCTCGGTGACTCCCGCGTCATCCTCGACCAGCCGGGAGCGGAGAAGCTCGTCGGCCAGGGTGACGGTCTGTTCCTGCCGATGGGCTCCTCGAAGCCGATCCGTATCCAGGGTGCCTGGGTCTCGGAGGCCGAGATCCACCAGGTCGTCGCGGCCTGCAAGGGACAGCTGGAGCCCACCTACGTCGAGGACGTCACCGTCTCGGCCACGGCGAAGAAGGACCTCGACGACGACATCGGTGACGACCTCGACCTGGTCATCCAGGCGATCGAACTGGTCGTCTCCACCCAGTTCGGCTCGACCTCGATGCTGCAGCGCAAGCTGCGCGTCGGGTTCGCCAAGGCCGGACGACTCATGGACATCATGGAGAGCCGCGGCGTCGTGGGACCGAGTGAGGGTTCCAAGGCGCGTGACGTGCTCGTGAAGCCCGACGAACTCGACGGCATCATCGCCGTCCTGGAGGGAGAGCGATGA
- a CDS encoding helix-turn-helix domain-containing protein translates to MSTAEDFVPHPDPTQPEPIHPDVAPTAATDADLLTEARPDVVEVRRNGGVSGAIGAASSAVAIAWFGRAIATASVLDWVLVLITGALGVVWLAAFLDARTPLFVADTQGVRLRLGRNWIGLPWSAVAAVEHTERRGFFSDGRLEVVAHNPERLLAGLDPAAARQARLATRLHGGPLAMPLGLGTKVVHSDEVRVGADLAELAAAETSVVVRPQVVSVAEAPGAAGVADATADVTALDPVLDAAPAGDRVTAPAKVTWGEHFKGFLDRAAQARELRSAERAERAAERARLAEEQRIAAEEAAEEAAELERMRAERLAEEAAIEAARQPSPTPAPVREVPEAARADVLREGGVTPSVQATDERMLDLAPAEPLGVQPVVIDDFAVEPARDPVIGAELVAARTRLGMSVDQLAERTRIRPHVIEAIEVDDFAPCGGDFYARGHLQTLAKVLGADGAALLRTYDERYGHAPVAARKVFEAELAKGSHGAIRGARGGPNWSLLLAGVMGLVLVWSVVQVVTDSPAEVPDTPVLNGSGGVSGGVGEPEPVTVVVTAPESGAEIVVRDGVGTVVHSGSLAIGEKIEVKAKSPVRVQSTDGSVTVSVDGKERGAVGQPGDPAQGTYAGN, encoded by the coding sequence ATGAGCACTGCCGAGGACTTCGTCCCCCACCCGGATCCGACGCAGCCCGAACCGATCCACCCCGACGTCGCTCCGACAGCAGCGACCGACGCCGACCTCCTCACGGAGGCCCGTCCCGACGTGGTCGAGGTCCGCCGCAACGGTGGCGTCTCGGGAGCGATCGGTGCTGCGTCGTCGGCGGTCGCGATCGCGTGGTTCGGCCGTGCGATCGCCACCGCCTCCGTCCTCGACTGGGTCCTGGTGCTCATCACCGGGGCGCTGGGAGTCGTCTGGCTCGCTGCGTTCCTCGACGCCCGCACCCCGCTCTTCGTGGCCGACACCCAGGGCGTGCGGCTGCGCCTGGGCCGCAACTGGATCGGTCTGCCGTGGTCCGCCGTCGCGGCGGTCGAGCACACCGAACGACGCGGTTTCTTCAGCGACGGCCGGCTCGAGGTCGTGGCGCACAACCCTGAGCGGCTGCTCGCCGGGCTCGACCCCGCGGCAGCGCGACAGGCCCGCCTTGCCACCCGGTTGCACGGCGGCCCGCTCGCGATGCCGCTGGGGCTGGGCACCAAGGTCGTCCACAGCGACGAGGTCAGGGTCGGTGCCGACCTGGCCGAACTGGCCGCGGCGGAGACGTCCGTCGTCGTCCGTCCCCAGGTCGTCAGCGTGGCCGAGGCCCCGGGCGCGGCGGGTGTCGCGGACGCAACGGCCGACGTCACCGCACTCGACCCCGTTCTCGATGCTGCCCCCGCGGGTGATCGTGTCACCGCGCCGGCCAAGGTCACGTGGGGCGAGCACTTCAAGGGCTTCCTCGACCGTGCCGCCCAGGCCCGGGAGCTCCGTTCCGCCGAGCGTGCCGAACGTGCCGCCGAACGCGCTCGTCTCGCCGAGGAGCAGCGGATCGCCGCCGAGGAGGCCGCCGAAGAAGCAGCCGAGCTGGAGCGGATGCGGGCCGAGCGCCTGGCCGAGGAGGCCGCCATCGAGGCGGCCCGTCAGCCCAGCCCGACCCCGGCACCGGTCCGCGAGGTCCCCGAGGCCGCCCGCGCCGACGTCTTGCGTGAGGGCGGCGTGACGCCGAGCGTGCAGGCCACCGATGAGCGGATGCTCGATCTCGCGCCCGCGGAGCCGCTCGGCGTGCAGCCCGTCGTCATCGACGACTTCGCCGTGGAACCTGCCCGCGACCCCGTCATCGGTGCCGAACTCGTCGCGGCCCGCACCCGTCTGGGCATGAGCGTCGACCAGCTGGCCGAGCGCACCCGGATCCGTCCGCACGTGATCGAGGCGATCGAGGTCGACGACTTCGCGCCCTGCGGCGGCGACTTCTACGCCCGGGGCCACCTGCAGACCCTCGCCAAGGTCCTCGGTGCTGACGGTGCAGCCCTGCTGCGCACCTACGACGAACGGTACGGCCACGCTCCGGTCGCAGCTCGCAAGGTCTTCGAGGCCGAACTGGCCAAGGGGTCGCACGGTGCGATCCGTGGCGCTCGTGGAGGCCCCAACTGGTCCCTGTTGCTCGCCGGCGTCATGGGCCTGGTCCTGGTGTGGTCCGTCGTCCAGGTCGTCACCGACTCCCCGGCCGAGGTGCCCGACACCCCGGTGCTCAACGGCTCCGGTGGCGTCAGCGGTGGCGTCGGGGAGCCCGAGCCCGTCACCGTCGTGGTGACCGCGCCCGAGTCCGGCGCCGAGATCGTCGTCCGTGACGGCGTCGGCACGGTCGTGCACAGCGGGTCGCTCGCGATCGGTGAGAAGATCGAGGTCAAGGCCAAGTCGCCCGTCCGTGTGCAGAGCACCGACGGTTCGGTGACGGTGAGCGTCGACGGCAAGGAACGCGGCGCGGTCGGCCAGCCCGGCGACCCCGCCCAGGGAACCTACGCTGGGAACTGA
- the rimO gene encoding 30S ribosomal protein S12 methylthiotransferase RimO, translating into MSVAVVTLGCARNEVDSEELAGRLEADGFRLVEDPEDADTVVVNTCGFVESAKKDSVDTLLQASDLKETGKTQAVVAVGCMAERYGKELQDSLPEADAVLGFDDYPDIADRLRRIVAGEKHQPHVPADRRRLLPISPTSRDASTISVPGHAQESEPVISAPDLAEGETPASGPRAMRRRLDGGPMAPLKLASGCDRRCSFCAIPSFRGSFVSRRPSDVIHEAQWLASQGVKELFLVSENSTSYGKDLGDLRLLETLLPELTAIEGIEWVRVSYMQPAETRESLIKAVANTPGVVPYFDLSFQHASASVLRRMRRFGDPQSFLNLLEQVRAAAPTAGIRSNVIVGFPGETEEDFQALCDFLEEARLDVTGVFGYSDEDGTEAATYEAKLDQDEIDARVAHLSALVEELTSQRAEERIGERVQVLVERVEDGVVEGRASFQGPEVDGTTELVGAPEDAKIGDMFWAEVIDSAGVDLVAQVEESHP; encoded by the coding sequence CTGAGCGTCGCCGTCGTGACCCTCGGCTGTGCCCGCAACGAGGTCGACTCCGAAGAACTCGCAGGGCGCCTCGAGGCCGACGGTTTCCGCCTGGTCGAGGACCCCGAGGACGCCGACACCGTCGTCGTCAACACGTGTGGCTTCGTCGAGTCCGCCAAGAAGGACTCCGTCGACACGCTGCTGCAGGCCTCCGACCTGAAGGAGACCGGCAAGACCCAGGCCGTCGTCGCCGTCGGTTGCATGGCCGAGCGCTACGGCAAGGAACTGCAGGACTCGCTGCCCGAGGCGGACGCGGTCCTCGGCTTCGACGACTACCCCGACATCGCCGACCGCCTGCGTCGCATCGTCGCCGGTGAGAAGCACCAGCCGCACGTGCCGGCCGACCGCCGCCGCCTGCTGCCGATCTCCCCGACCTCGCGCGACGCCAGCACCATCTCGGTGCCCGGGCACGCCCAGGAGTCCGAGCCGGTCATCTCCGCCCCCGACCTCGCCGAGGGCGAGACCCCGGCCAGCGGTCCCCGCGCCATGCGTCGTCGACTCGACGGCGGCCCGATGGCTCCGCTCAAGCTGGCCTCGGGCTGCGACCGTCGTTGTTCGTTCTGCGCGATCCCCAGCTTCCGCGGCTCGTTCGTCAGCCGTCGCCCCTCCGACGTGATCCACGAGGCCCAGTGGCTGGCCTCGCAGGGTGTCAAGGAGCTGTTCCTCGTCTCGGAGAACTCCACCTCCTACGGCAAGGACCTCGGCGACCTGCGTCTCCTCGAGACGCTGCTGCCCGAGCTCACCGCGATCGAGGGCATCGAGTGGGTGCGTGTCTCCTACATGCAGCCCGCCGAGACCCGCGAGTCGCTGATCAAGGCCGTGGCCAACACCCCCGGTGTGGTCCCGTACTTCGACCTCTCCTTCCAGCACGCCAGCGCCTCGGTGCTGCGTCGCATGCGTCGCTTCGGCGACCCGCAGTCCTTCCTGAACCTGCTGGAGCAGGTCCGGGCCGCGGCTCCCACCGCTGGCATCCGCTCCAACGTCATCGTCGGCTTCCCCGGCGAGACCGAGGAGGACTTCCAGGCTCTGTGCGACTTCCTCGAGGAGGCCCGCCTCGACGTCACCGGTGTCTTCGGCTACTCCGACGAGGACGGCACCGAGGCTGCGACTTACGAGGCCAAGCTCGACCAGGACGAGATCGACGCCCGCGTCGCCCACCTCAGCGCACTCGTGGAGGAACTCACCTCCCAGCGTGCCGAGGAGCGCATCGGTGAGCGCGTCCAGGTGCTCGTCGAGCGTGTCGAGGACGGCGTCGTCGAGGGGCGCGCTTCGTTCCAGGGGCCCGAGGTCGACGGCACCACCGAACTGGTCGGCGCACCTGAGGATGCGAAGATCGGCGACATGTTCTGGGCCGAGGTGATCGACTCCGCCGGTGTCGACCTCGTGGCCCAGGTCGAGGAGAGCCACCCGTGA
- the pgsA gene encoding CDP-diacylglycerol--glycerol-3-phosphate 3-phosphatidyltransferase, with the protein MSETVAKPSNWNVPNALTTLRILLVPVFGWALLQDGGDSTLWRWIAFAIFAVAMITDKIDGDLARKYNLVTDFGKIADPIADKAITGMAFIALSITGDIWWWVTIVVLLREWSVTLLRLSILKKVVMPAAQSGKVKTALQAVALGLLVWPLPHGDAHGGNFDGFGVVGEGIFYVGQAALAAAVVMTLWSGFEFYREVWRQRKQLQG; encoded by the coding sequence GTGAGCGAGACCGTTGCCAAGCCCAGCAACTGGAACGTGCCGAACGCACTGACCACGCTGCGGATCCTCCTGGTGCCCGTCTTCGGTTGGGCACTGCTCCAGGACGGTGGCGACTCCACCCTGTGGCGCTGGATCGCCTTCGCGATCTTCGCCGTCGCCATGATCACCGACAAGATCGACGGTGACCTGGCGCGCAAGTACAACTTGGTCACCGACTTCGGCAAGATCGCCGACCCGATCGCCGACAAGGCGATCACGGGCATGGCGTTCATCGCTCTGTCGATCACCGGCGACATCTGGTGGTGGGTCACGATCGTGGTGCTGCTGCGTGAGTGGAGCGTGACGCTGCTGCGTCTCTCGATCCTCAAGAAGGTCGTCATGCCGGCTGCCCAGTCGGGCAAGGTCAAGACGGCCCTGCAGGCAGTTGCGCTCGGCCTCCTCGTGTGGCCGTTGCCCCACGGCGACGCCCACGGCGGCAACTTCGACGGGTTCGGTGTCGTCGGTGAAGGCATCTTCTACGTCGGTCAGGCCGCGCTCGCCGCCGCTGTGGTGATGACGCTGTGGTCCGGCTTCGAGTTCTACCGCGAGGTCTGGCGTCAGCGGAAGCAGCTCCAGGGCTGA
- a CDS encoding CinA family protein, with product MHHGACDLVHSLAARRATLATAESLTGGQLAAAITAIPGASQSYRGGVVSYATDVKTDVLGVDALVVSRHGVVSAECAVQMAERVRELVGSDWALSTTGVAGPDRQEGKAVGTVHVGLAGPEGSRSFLLNLHGDRHAIQHAVVEQALEFLGSVLRGEEPAVG from the coding sequence ATGCATCACGGCGCGTGCGACCTCGTTCATTCCCTCGCAGCGCGTCGGGCGACGCTCGCGACGGCCGAGTCCTTGACCGGCGGACAGCTCGCTGCTGCGATCACCGCGATTCCGGGGGCGTCGCAGTCCTACCGGGGCGGGGTGGTCTCCTACGCCACCGACGTGAAGACAGACGTGCTCGGGGTGGACGCCCTGGTGGTGTCGCGCCACGGTGTCGTCTCCGCCGAGTGCGCGGTGCAGATGGCCGAGCGGGTCAGGGAACTGGTGGGCAGCGACTGGGCCCTCTCCACCACCGGAGTGGCCGGTCCTGACCGCCAGGAGGGCAAGGCGGTGGGCACCGTGCACGTGGGTCTCGCCGGACCTGAGGGCTCACGCAGTTTCCTGCTGAACCTGCACGGCGACCGTCACGCCATTCAGCACGCCGTGGTGGAGCAGGCGCTCGAGTTCCTGGGCAGCGTCCTGCGTGGGGAAGAACCAGCCGTCGGGTAG
- a CDS encoding helix-turn-helix domain-containing protein yields MVLFRRTLGEVLRSARMQRGLTLREVSAEARVSLGYISEIERGQKEASSELLASLCQALDLPLSVVLREASAAVAREEALAGLVTIERPVALERPARAVVASAA; encoded by the coding sequence ATGGTGCTGTTCCGTCGCACGCTCGGCGAGGTGCTGCGTTCTGCGCGCATGCAGCGAGGCCTGACCCTGCGCGAGGTCTCCGCTGAGGCCCGTGTCAGCCTGGGCTACATCTCCGAGATCGAGCGCGGACAGAAGGAAGCCTCCTCGGAGCTCCTTGCCTCGCTGTGCCAGGCCCTAGACCTGCCGCTCTCGGTGGTCCTGCGTGAGGCCAGCGCTGCGGTCGCTCGCGAGGAGGCGCTCGCCGGTCTGGTCACCATCGAGCGTCCGGTCGCCCTGGAGCGCCCCGCCCGCGCGGTCGTCGCCTCGGCTGCCTGA
- a CDS encoding DNA-formamidopyrimidine glycosylase family protein, translated as MPEGDTVFRAARRIDAALAGRVLSRTDFRVPAIATTDLTGWTLRGTRTHGKHLLTDLVPPGSDDTGPAWLDPVPSDALTLHTHLKMEGTWLTQRTGSGWKRPEFTARVVLESEDRQAVGFSLGIVALLDQHGVAELRAPLGPDLLHPDFDADEAMRRLRSEGSLPFVQVAQNQRLMAGLGNMYTCELAFLTGVNPYTPLNAVANLARVVTRARLLLEQNVTRAVQSTTGVLSAGRNTWVYRQKACRRCGTRVRVAKIGYVGQERTTYWCPRCQPAA; from the coding sequence GTGCCCGAGGGTGACACCGTGTTCCGGGCCGCGCGGCGCATCGACGCCGCGCTGGCCGGCCGGGTTCTCTCGCGCACCGACTTCCGGGTCCCTGCGATCGCGACCACCGACCTGACCGGCTGGACCCTGCGCGGGACCCGCACCCACGGCAAGCACCTGCTCACCGACCTCGTCCCGCCTGGGTCCGACGACACCGGTCCGGCATGGCTCGACCCGGTGCCCTCCGACGCCCTCACCCTCCACACCCACCTCAAGATGGAGGGGACGTGGCTGACCCAGCGCACCGGCAGCGGCTGGAAGCGCCCGGAGTTCACCGCGCGGGTGGTGTTGGAGAGCGAGGACCGTCAGGCGGTGGGGTTCTCGCTCGGGATCGTGGCCCTGCTCGACCAGCACGGTGTCGCCGAACTCCGAGCGCCCCTGGGGCCTGACCTGCTCCACCCCGACTTCGACGCCGACGAAGCGATGCGACGGTTGCGATCGGAGGGGTCGCTGCCCTTTGTGCAGGTGGCCCAGAACCAACGGCTCATGGCTGGGCTCGGCAACATGTACACCTGCGAGCTGGCGTTCCTCACCGGCGTGAACCCGTACACGCCGCTCAACGCCGTGGCGAACCTTGCGCGGGTGGTCACCCGCGCGCGACTGCTGCTGGAACAGAACGTGACGCGCGCAGTCCAGTCCACGACCGGCGTGCTGTCCGCGGGACGCAACACCTGGGTCTACCGCCAGAAGGCGTGCCGACGCTGCGGCACCCGTGTGCGGGTGGCGAAGATTGGCTACGTCGGGCAGGAACGCACGACGTACTGGTGCCCGCGGTGCCAGCCCGCGGCCTGA